A single window of Actinoallomurus bryophytorum DNA harbors:
- a CDS encoding TetR/AcrR family transcriptional regulator, with protein MVDTPDTAMPPRPRRSDARRSIDAILNAARIVFGERFDASMEEIATGADVTRQTVYAHFPSRDALVAALIEAAAAEYIAALDAAGLDTAPPAEALAQFHHIGWRLIRRYPLLLNHGAIRIRPDNDPHELVPPRLERLIRRGQRTGDFDPSLDAAWLVAAVIGLQHAAAGEVTAGRLTAGRAAALCLESTLRLCGTRGEPSAYG; from the coding sequence ATGGTTGATACGCCCGACACCGCCATGCCGCCCCGCCCACGGCGATCCGACGCTCGACGCAGCATCGACGCCATCCTCAACGCGGCCCGCATCGTGTTCGGCGAGCGCTTCGACGCGAGCATGGAGGAGATCGCCACCGGGGCCGACGTCACCCGCCAGACGGTCTACGCCCACTTTCCGTCACGTGACGCCCTCGTTGCCGCCCTCATCGAGGCCGCAGCAGCCGAGTACATCGCCGCGCTCGACGCCGCCGGCCTCGACACCGCCCCACCCGCCGAGGCGCTGGCCCAGTTCCACCACATCGGCTGGCGGCTCATCCGCCGCTACCCCCTCCTGCTCAATCACGGCGCGATCCGGATCCGGCCCGACAATGACCCTCACGAGCTCGTACCTCCGCGGCTCGAGCGGCTCATCCGGCGAGGCCAGCGCACGGGCGACTTCGATCCGTCACTCGACGCCGCCTGGCTCGTCGCCGCAGTCATCGGACTCCAGCACGCGGCAGCAGGAGAAGTCACCGCCGGGCGCCTCACTGCCGGTCGGGCAGCGGCTCTGTGCCTGGAAAGCACACTGCGCCTCTGCGGCACGCGCGGCGAGCCATCCGCGTACGGGTGA